One window from the genome of Gemmatimonadota bacterium encodes:
- a CDS encoding NADH:ubiquinone reductase (Na(+)-transporting) subunit B: MKPLRDLLDKQAEHFEEGGKLEKLYPFYEAGDTFLYTPGEVTQADAHVRDGMDLKRMMITVVLSLQPCILFALYNTGLQASLAYQNIGAIGTGDWHVWLAQALGLSFLPSDVISCFAIGAIYFVPVQLVTIAAGGICEAIFAVIRKHEINEGFLVTSTLFPLTMPPLIPLWQVALGIIFGVVIGKEIFGGVGMNFLNPALTGRAFLYFAYPAQISGDAVWIAVDGYSQATPLAAYADTHIQLDYTWWESFIGLIPGSMGETSTLCCLLGAGVLILTRVGSWQIMAGVTIGMIVSALFFNWIGSTTNPLLNVSPAWHFVIGGFAFGTVFMATDPVSAAMTRQGKWVYGILIGVMTVLIRVTNPAYPEGIMLAILFANVFAPIIDRVFIDRNIKRRLARAE, encoded by the coding sequence GTGAAGCCTCTACGCGATTTATTGGACAAACAGGCCGAACACTTCGAAGAAGGCGGCAAACTCGAAAAACTGTATCCGTTTTACGAAGCTGGGGATACATTCCTTTACACCCCCGGTGAAGTCACCCAGGCAGATGCACATGTGCGCGACGGCATGGACCTGAAGCGCATGATGATCACAGTCGTACTCTCGCTACAACCCTGTATTTTATTTGCCCTTTACAATACGGGCTTGCAAGCGAGCCTGGCCTATCAAAATATCGGCGCAATCGGCACTGGCGATTGGCACGTCTGGCTCGCCCAGGCACTGGGCCTGTCTTTCCTGCCTTCCGATGTAATCAGTTGTTTTGCGATAGGCGCCATTTATTTTGTACCCGTACAACTCGTAACCATAGCCGCAGGTGGCATCTGCGAAGCCATCTTTGCAGTCATTCGCAAACACGAGATCAACGAGGGATTTCTCGTCACCAGCACGCTATTCCCTCTGACAATGCCGCCCCTGATACCCCTGTGGCAGGTTGCCCTTGGCATCATCTTTGGCGTCGTAATAGGCAAAGAAATTTTCGGCGGCGTGGGAATGAACTTCTTAAACCCCGCGCTCACGGGCCGCGCATTTCTCTATTTTGCCTATCCCGCGCAAATCTCGGGCGATGCAGTCTGGATCGCCGTCGATGGATATAGCCAGGCAACGCCATTAGCGGCCTATGCCGATACCCATATCCAGCTGGATTACACATGGTGGGAGTCCTTTATCGGTCTGATCCCGGGATCCATGGGAGAAACCTCAACCCTTTGCTGTTTATTGGGCGCAGGCGTCTTGATATTAACCCGCGTTGGCTCGTGGCAAATCATGGCTGGTGTAACCATCGGCATGATCGTATCTGCACTATTCTTCAACTGGATCGGCAGCACCACCAACCCGCTACTCAACGTATCTCCGGCCTGGCATTTCGTCATCGGCGGCTTTGCATTTGGCACTGTATTCATGGCAACCGATCCAGTCAGCGCAGCCATGACGCGCCAGGGCAAATGGGTCTATGGTATTTTAATAGGCGTCATGACAGTACTAATCCGCGTAACCAACCCGGCCTATCCCGAAGGCATCATGCTGGCCATATTATTCGCCAACGTATTCGCGCCCATCATCGACCGCGTCTTTATCGACCGCAATATCAAAAGGAGACTGGCCCGTGCAGAATGA
- a CDS encoding Na(+)-translocating NADH-quinone reductase subunit A produces MTKIKQGLDLPISGVPDQSTVQNGKPVQTVALSGEDYVGMRPTIVAQVGDRVKLGDVLFTDKKMEGVLYTSPGAGEVISIHRGAKRAFLSMVIRLEGNDEITFESHREDEIDNLDRETVKKQLIASGQWTALRARPFGKVADPATEPRSIFVNAMDTNPLSPDMARVLAGQEKNFALGLKIVSKLVEGTIFLCRDPELDLPEIDDRIQVEEFTGPHPAGLVGTHIHFLDPVHRNKTVWHIGLQDVIAYGHLFTTGRIMTERIVALGGPTVKHPKLIRTRLGASIMDLVEGELENVENRIISGSVLSGRKADETRAFLGRYHQQITALEEGNKRAFLGWITPGFEFFTIKNLALSKMFFGQRLKLNTSTNGSHRALVPHGNYDDVMPLDILPNFLIRALVTRDLDDAEKLGILELEEEDLSLCTFSCSSKMDFGPILRENLTEIEKEG; encoded by the coding sequence TTGACAAAAATTAAACAGGGACTCGACCTTCCCATTAGCGGCGTACCCGATCAATCCACAGTACAAAATGGCAAGCCCGTCCAGACCGTAGCACTCTCAGGTGAAGATTATGTGGGCATGCGCCCCACAATCGTGGCTCAAGTGGGAGATCGCGTCAAACTCGGCGATGTATTGTTCACCGACAAAAAAATGGAAGGTGTTCTCTATACCTCACCCGGTGCAGGCGAGGTAATTTCTATACATCGAGGGGCAAAACGCGCCTTTTTATCCATGGTCATTCGCCTGGAAGGCAACGATGAAATCACCTTTGAATCTCATCGAGAAGATGAAATCGACAACCTGGACCGGGAAACAGTCAAAAAACAACTCATCGCATCCGGACAGTGGACCGCCTTGAGAGCGCGACCATTTGGCAAAGTAGCCGACCCCGCGACAGAACCCCGATCCATCTTTGTCAACGCGATGGACACCAATCCCCTATCCCCGGACATGGCGCGTGTATTGGCCGGACAGGAAAAAAATTTTGCATTGGGCTTGAAAATCGTCTCAAAACTCGTAGAAGGGACAATTTTTCTCTGCAGAGACCCCGAATTAGACCTGCCCGAAATCGACGACCGCATCCAGGTCGAAGAATTTACTGGACCGCACCCCGCTGGATTGGTCGGCACGCACATCCACTTCTTAGACCCCGTCCACCGCAACAAAACAGTCTGGCACATCGGGCTACAGGATGTCATAGCCTATGGGCATCTGTTCACAACCGGGCGGATAATGACCGAACGCATAGTCGCCCTGGGCGGACCAACAGTAAAACACCCCAAACTGATCCGCACCCGCCTGGGTGCTTCAATAATGGACCTCGTAGAAGGCGAACTCGAAAACGTCGAAAATCGGATCATCAGCGGCTCTGTCCTCTCCGGGCGCAAAGCAGATGAAACCCGCGCCTTTTTGGGGCGATATCACCAGCAAATTACCGCACTTGAAGAAGGCAACAAACGCGCCTTTTTGGGCTGGATCACGCCGGGATTCGAATTTTTCACCATCAAGAACCTGGCCCTGTCCAAAATGTTCTTCGGGCAGCGCCTCAAATTAAACACCTCCACCAATGGCAGCCATCGCGCGCTCGTGCCGCATGGCAATTACGACGACGTCATGCCGCTGGACATCTTGCCCAACTTTCTGATTCGGGCACTCGTCACCCGCGACCTCGACGACGCCGAAAAACTCGGCATCCTGGAACTGGAGGAAGAAGACCTATCACTATGCACATTTTCGTGCTCGTCAAAAATGGATTTTGGGCCTATTCTGCGCGAAAACCTCACCGAAATTGAAAAGGAAGGATAG
- a CDS encoding prevent-host-death protein — translation MPSISKSKLKANMLRIFRDIENTGEEMIVTDHNRPVLRIQPIGQKRTVEEVFGTIQGKVIYREDINTPTTDEWKDLS, via the coding sequence ATGCCTTCAATTTCTAAAAGTAAATTGAAAGCCAATATGCTTCGTATATTTCGCGATATTGAAAATACCGGCGAAGAAATGATTGTCACAGATCACAATCGTCCTGTTTTACGCATTCAGCCTATTGGGCAAAAAAGGACAGTGGAAGAGGTGTTCGGTACCATTCAGGGCAAGGTCATCTACCGCGAAGATATCAATACACCGACCACCGACGAATGGAAAGATCTGTCATGA
- a CDS encoding type II toxin-antitoxin system VapC family toxin, whose amino-acid sequence MIVLDTSALIFWTLDRERLSQIAAQAISDADHIAISSISIWEIGIKVKKQKLAIPLSIQEFTDKLKAIDRFDILPVDAQTWIKNLELNWDHGDPADRTIVATASLHACPLVTSDSAIRAFYSQTIW is encoded by the coding sequence ATGATTGTTCTGGATACTTCAGCGCTCATATTCTGGACTCTGGATCGAGAGCGATTATCTCAAATCGCAGCACAAGCGATCTCAGACGCCGACCATATTGCCATCAGTTCTATCTCTATTTGGGAGATCGGCATAAAAGTTAAAAAGCAAAAACTCGCTATACCACTTTCTATCCAGGAATTTACGGATAAACTGAAAGCAATAGACCGCTTCGATATTCTGCCTGTAGATGCCCAGACCTGGATCAAGAACCTCGAACTCAATTGGGATCATGGCGATCCTGCTGATCGCACAATTGTTGCGACTGCCAGTTTGCACGCTTGCCCACTCGTCACCTCAGATTCTGCTATCCGCGCATTTTATTCACAGACTATCTGGTGA
- a CDS encoding GWxTD domain-containing protein: protein MKYLILNLWIILLLILPGQATSEVADSLSVLEEAVKVAPKDGDAWVRLGNVYLNAGEIEKADHAFRKGIRYAGSAEAYVGLGRVFMARGRTRARQGLQYFRMARAKDPKSIDAELYLARAKVMLRDLDAEDAFRRVIAMAPDYAPVYLELADWYVNNNFEMYYGEIRLLYEKYLRLRPGDIEALYGLAVSYTEEHNYRSVVEIGEMALMKNPGEARLLALLAQAYAGLGDPDRALELFAQYFNVISAEERALYKDLQLVARPEELQEYELLPEDERAAFLTTFWRRRDLTLISGGLAREAEHYRRVWFARTHFAKAVQPWDRRGEVYIRYGEPDYRSRSHAPNAVPSAEAEAVKERLALDIEGGFVASGEMTEESFFGGVEDEQAVGDYEGVNLTEPAYPVAFGPRSMPWESWIYTQVGGGVEFVFVDELLNGKWQFPPLPDGTRLSGERLSALLRSHPGVVLNDVVASTPEYFDLPPGIEPLAFYYDVARFRGEEGKTGVEVYYGVPTLEVGIENENGHVRRSVVISDDEGEEVFRTRDDLHFGGIDSGQLKKGTFVPDVAYLEVPPGTYRMAVHLADVHSGKWGVYVQDLEAPVFSDSLAMSDLELAWAIGDKQGFHDKYRKGDVWVMPMPSRSFVNDRSVFVYYEVYNLQRDEFGQTRYKVSYTIQQDVRSGSSIFGLLSGGFKRLMARNRKPQVAVSYEHVGRDVWEPIHLELDSKKMILGLNQVEVEVTDLSSGQSVKREAIFRLESPQVTERQRGIQGDDVRQGRRGRRGGERRR from the coding sequence GTGAAATATTTGATACTGAATTTGTGGATTATTTTGCTTCTGATATTACCCGGGCAGGCAACATCAGAAGTGGCGGATTCGCTGTCTGTTCTGGAGGAAGCCGTGAAGGTTGCGCCAAAAGATGGCGATGCCTGGGTCAGGTTGGGCAATGTGTATCTGAATGCGGGGGAGATCGAGAAGGCCGATCATGCGTTTCGCAAGGGGATTCGGTATGCCGGGTCGGCAGAGGCTTATGTGGGGTTGGGGCGGGTGTTTATGGCGCGGGGACGGACGCGCGCGCGACAGGGGTTGCAGTATTTTCGGATGGCGCGGGCAAAGGATCCGAAGTCGATAGATGCCGAGTTGTATCTGGCGCGGGCGAAGGTGATGCTGCGCGATCTGGATGCCGAGGATGCGTTTCGCCGCGTGATTGCAATGGCACCCGATTACGCGCCGGTGTATCTGGAATTGGCGGATTGGTATGTGAATAACAATTTCGAGATGTATTACGGCGAGATCCGCCTGTTGTACGAAAAGTATTTGAGGCTGAGGCCGGGTGATATCGAGGCGCTTTACGGATTGGCGGTGTCTTATACGGAGGAGCACAATTACCGATCTGTCGTTGAGATTGGCGAGATGGCGTTGATGAAGAATCCGGGCGAAGCGCGATTGTTGGCGTTACTTGCACAAGCTTATGCAGGTCTGGGCGATCCGGACCGGGCGCTGGAATTGTTCGCGCAGTATTTCAATGTGATTTCAGCAGAAGAACGGGCGCTTTACAAAGATTTGCAACTGGTGGCAAGGCCGGAGGAGTTGCAAGAATATGAATTGCTGCCAGAAGATGAACGCGCCGCGTTTTTGACGACGTTTTGGCGCAGGCGCGATTTGACGCTGATATCGGGAGGTCTTGCGCGAGAGGCTGAACACTATCGCCGGGTGTGGTTCGCGCGGACGCATTTTGCAAAAGCTGTGCAGCCGTGGGACAGGCGCGGCGAGGTTTATATTCGGTATGGTGAGCCGGATTATCGGTCGCGGTCACACGCGCCCAATGCGGTGCCGAGTGCCGAGGCTGAGGCGGTGAAGGAGCGGTTGGCTCTGGATATTGAGGGTGGTTTTGTGGCGTCGGGTGAAATGACTGAGGAGTCGTTTTTTGGCGGTGTGGAGGATGAACAGGCGGTTGGGGATTACGAGGGTGTTAATCTAACTGAACCGGCTTATCCCGTGGCGTTTGGCCCGCGGTCGATGCCGTGGGAGTCGTGGATTTACACGCAGGTTGGCGGCGGTGTGGAGTTTGTTTTTGTGGATGAGTTGCTCAATGGCAAGTGGCAGTTTCCCCCGCTGCCAGATGGTACGCGTCTGTCGGGCGAACGGCTGTCCGCGCTTTTGCGATCCCATCCGGGCGTGGTGTTGAACGATGTGGTGGCTTCCACACCGGAGTATTTTGATTTGCCGCCGGGGATTGAACCGCTGGCGTTTTATTACGATGTGGCGCGTTTTAGAGGGGAAGAGGGCAAGACCGGGGTCGAGGTGTATTACGGGGTGCCGACGCTGGAGGTGGGTATTGAAAATGAGAATGGGCATGTGCGCCGTTCAGTGGTGATTTCAGACGATGAGGGTGAGGAGGTGTTTCGGACTCGGGATGATTTGCATTTTGGGGGTATTGATTCCGGGCAGTTGAAGAAGGGGACATTTGTGCCCGATGTGGCTTATCTGGAGGTGCCACCTGGTACCTATCGCATGGCGGTGCATTTGGCCGATGTGCATTCGGGGAAGTGGGGGGTTTATGTGCAGGATCTGGAAGCGCCGGTATTTTCCGATTCGCTGGCGATGAGCGATCTGGAATTGGCGTGGGCTATTGGCGATAAGCAGGGGTTTCACGATAAGTACCGCAAGGGCGATGTGTGGGTGATGCCGATGCCGTCGCGCAGTTTTGTGAATGATCGCAGTGTGTTTGTCTATTATGAGGTCTATAATTTGCAACGCGATGAATTCGGGCAGACGCGATACAAGGTGTCCTATACGATCCAGCAGGATGTGCGGTCGGGGTCTTCGATTTTTGGGCTGTTGAGTGGGGGATTCAAAAGATTGATGGCGAGGAATAGAAAACCACAGGTGGCGGTGAGTTATGAGCATGTGGGGCGAGATGTGTGGGAGCCGATCCATCTGGAGCTGGATTCAAAAAAGATGATCCTGGGCCTCAATCAGGTTGAGGTTGAGGTGACGGATTTGTCGAGTGGTCAATCCGTGAAGCGCGAGGCTATTTTTAGATTGGAATCGCCGCAGGTAACTGAGAGGCAACGGGGAATTCAGGGCGATGATGTGCGGCAGGGTAGGCGTGGGAGGCGGGGTGGTGAACGACGGCGGTAG
- a CDS encoding amidohydrolase/deacetylase family metallohydrolase: MPYDLLLKNATVIDPSQNINAIRDVAIQNATIAALSESITDPARETLDLTGKILTPGWIDIHAHVFAGATTWGIQADALCLATGVTTIVDAGSPGWANFLAFRDFIATPARTQILTFIHISGIGLTYGPIGEMTDIKYADPERTAYVVHTYPETCVGVKVRISKTITGENGIVPLQLAVRAADMTHTPVMVHMGAGVSLSDILAELRPGDIVTHCYRGDGDATIGDTILNRQHIIRPEVHHARQQGILFDVGHGGGSFLFETAKKALAQDFLPDVISTDIHSGSINDPVYSLPETASKLLNLGIELPDIVRQTTTAAAAAIGRSEHLGTLKIGTVADLSAFEIREGEFQFRDVRDNLEIGRKNIHPVLTIRAGKVYRPESLREERDETLARAREIRALTSRRFGDLGWTPPGT, translated from the coding sequence ATGCCCTACGACCTCCTCCTGAAAAACGCCACCGTTATTGATCCCTCCCAAAACATCAACGCCATCCGCGATGTCGCCATCCAAAACGCCACCATTGCTGCCCTCTCCGAATCCATTACCGATCCCGCCAGAGAAACCCTGGACCTTACTGGCAAAATCCTCACTCCTGGCTGGATCGATATCCATGCCCACGTCTTTGCCGGCGCTACCACCTGGGGCATTCAAGCCGATGCCCTCTGTCTCGCTACCGGCGTCACCACCATCGTTGACGCCGGCAGCCCCGGCTGGGCCAATTTCCTCGCCTTCCGCGACTTCATCGCCACCCCCGCCCGCACCCAGATTCTCACCTTTATCCACATCAGCGGCATCGGTCTTACCTACGGCCCCATCGGAGAAATGACCGACATCAAGTATGCCGACCCCGAACGCACCGCCTACGTCGTCCACACCTATCCCGAAACCTGCGTAGGCGTCAAAGTACGCATCAGCAAAACCATCACCGGAGAAAACGGTATCGTCCCCTTACAATTGGCCGTTCGGGCCGCTGACATGACCCACACACCCGTCATGGTCCACATGGGTGCTGGCGTCTCCCTCTCCGACATCCTGGCCGAACTGCGCCCAGGCGACATCGTCACCCACTGCTATCGCGGAGACGGAGACGCCACCATTGGCGACACCATTTTAAACCGCCAGCACATCATCCGTCCCGAAGTCCACCATGCCCGCCAGCAGGGAATTCTCTTCGACGTCGGCCACGGCGGCGGCAGTTTCCTTTTTGAAACCGCCAAAAAAGCCCTCGCTCAGGACTTTCTCCCCGACGTCATCAGCACCGACATCCACTCCGGTTCAATCAACGATCCCGTTTACAGCCTCCCGGAAACCGCCTCTAAACTGCTCAATCTGGGTATCGAACTCCCCGACATCGTCCGCCAAACCACCACCGCTGCTGCAGCCGCCATTGGCAGAAGCGAGCATCTGGGCACCCTCAAAATCGGCACCGTCGCAGACCTATCGGCCTTTGAAATCCGCGAAGGCGAATTCCAATTTCGCGACGTCAGAGACAATTTGGAAATCGGCCGCAAAAACATCCATCCCGTACTCACCATCCGGGCTGGCAAAGTCTATCGTCCCGAATCCCTTCGGGAAGAACGCGACGAAACCCTCGCCCGCGCCCGCGAAATTCGCGCGCTCACCTCCCGACGATTCGGCGATCTGGGATGGACACCACCCGGCACATAA
- a CDS encoding dienelactone hydrolase family protein → MPAFTETIPVNDQNLGLYLSLPDGDGPFPGIVVGMHAGGTDAFIHAMCDRLSEAGYVAAAPDLYHRLGINDIRNPGTLKDLEMIADIEATVAFLNDHPKVDNNALGITGFCMGGRVAYLMAAAVPGFKAAVAYYGGNTMTALGENIPSPFERTADIACPLLFHFGEADQNPSPEDMKILDTELTRHNKEHEFFAYPNAGHAFMDATGSRYNEAGDRTSWPRTIEFFDRHLK, encoded by the coding sequence ATGCCAGCCTTCACAGAAACCATCCCCGTTAACGACCAAAACCTGGGCCTCTATCTCTCCCTTCCCGATGGCGACGGTCCCTTTCCCGGTATCGTCGTCGGCATGCATGCGGGTGGCACCGATGCCTTCATTCACGCCATGTGCGACCGTCTCTCAGAAGCTGGCTATGTCGCCGCAGCCCCCGACCTCTACCACCGCCTGGGCATCAATGACATACGCAATCCAGGCACCCTCAAAGACCTGGAAATGATCGCCGACATCGAAGCCACCGTTGCTTTCCTGAACGATCACCCCAAGGTCGATAACAACGCCCTCGGCATCACTGGCTTTTGCATGGGTGGCCGCGTAGCCTATCTTATGGCCGCCGCCGTCCCCGGCTTCAAAGCCGCTGTTGCCTATTACGGTGGCAACACAATGACCGCCCTGGGTGAAAACATCCCATCTCCCTTCGAGCGAACCGCCGACATTGCCTGCCCGCTCCTGTTCCATTTTGGCGAAGCAGACCAGAACCCATCCCCCGAAGACATGAAAATCCTCGACACCGAACTCACCCGCCACAACAAAGAACACGAATTCTTCGCTTACCCCAACGCTGGTCACGCCTTCATGGACGCCACCGGCTCTCGCTACAACGAAGCAGGCGACCGCACATCCTGGCCCAGAACCATTGAATTTTTCGACCGGCACTTGAAGTAA
- a CDS encoding phytanoyl-CoA dioxygenase family protein: MDAKERYFWDLTGHLVVPQVLSPDEIAEANEAIDYYTREILKIQDSDALPGRPDIRATTVVRTSNKHPYFLEMSPPYSDPFRKMLVHPQIVSRLNKMCGRGFRLDHGPELIGHVKGVDGLRLHGSGDRHKPYVAYRNQNGAMHCGGVTVSYQLSDVGKGDGGFVAVPGSHKSKYIIPEDLKYFKSDMDVLVQPAMKAGDVLFFMDGAQTHGTLPWQAEHQRRSILYKYTSRTSARQGTAEEVAPPEHYWDQSHIDGMTPEQLAVMWGPYANYHEELPVLGIDDQGIVHTEEPIDADNIWSDRRG; the protein is encoded by the coding sequence ATGGACGCCAAAGAAAGATACTTCTGGGACCTCACCGGGCATCTCGTTGTGCCCCAGGTACTCAGTCCCGATGAAATCGCAGAAGCAAATGAAGCCATCGATTATTACACCCGGGAAATTCTAAAAATCCAGGACTCCGACGCCCTGCCCGGCAGACCGGATATTCGGGCAACCACAGTTGTCAGAACCAGCAACAAGCATCCCTATTTCCTGGAAATGTCGCCGCCGTATTCCGATCCCTTCAGAAAAATGCTCGTCCATCCCCAGATCGTATCTCGCCTCAACAAAATGTGTGGCCGAGGCTTCCGTCTCGACCACGGCCCCGAGTTAATCGGTCACGTCAAAGGCGTAGATGGTCTCCGGCTGCACGGATCGGGCGACCGCCACAAACCCTATGTGGCCTATCGCAATCAAAACGGCGCAATGCACTGCGGCGGCGTCACAGTCTCCTATCAACTATCAGACGTCGGCAAAGGCGATGGCGGATTTGTCGCCGTACCGGGATCGCACAAATCCAAATACATCATACCCGAAGATCTCAAATACTTCAAAAGTGACATGGACGTACTCGTTCAACCCGCTATGAAAGCGGGAGATGTCCTCTTTTTCATGGACGGCGCGCAAACGCACGGCACCTTGCCCTGGCAAGCAGAACACCAGCGCCGGTCCATCCTCTACAAATACACCAGCAGAACGTCTGCCCGGCAGGGAACCGCAGAAGAAGTTGCACCGCCCGAGCATTATTGGGATCAGTCACACATCGACGGCATGACACCTGAGCAACTCGCCGTCATGTGGGGACCTTATGCCAACTATCACGAAGAACTGCCCGTCCTGGGCATTGACGATCAGGGGATTGTCCACACAGAAGAACCCATCGACGCCGATAATATCTGGAGCGATCGCAGGGGATAA
- a CDS encoding ROK family protein, whose amino-acid sequence MILAIDIGGTQFGLALATPAGRVIKHIQHKTNRADHADKRIDRILAASKTLIGQSSVLACGIGFGGPVNYDTQRIVNSTHVVGWDDCPLPKIVEKHLGLPSIIDNDANVGALGEFTFGAGKNSRHIIYYTVSTGIGGGIIINGELYRGGNGYAGELGHVPILRDGPQCDCGNRGCLEALCSGTAIGERATAAVQKHPRKGIAITRIANNNPITAKTLFDTARSGDPYARALVDEICTDLGQGLAIAVNAFAPDVIVIGGGVSNAGRILFEPLRRETLRFLMPVHRPSLRIAPAKLKNRSVLLGAVALAKQRIQH is encoded by the coding sequence GTGATCCTCGCCATTGACATCGGCGGCACCCAATTTGGCCTGGCTCTCGCCACGCCCGCTGGCCGCGTCATCAAACACATCCAGCACAAAACAAATCGCGCAGACCACGCCGACAAAAGAATTGACCGCATACTCGCAGCAAGCAAAACACTGATCGGACAATCATCCGTATTGGCCTGCGGCATTGGATTTGGCGGTCCCGTCAACTACGACACACAGCGCATCGTCAACTCCACCCACGTCGTCGGATGGGACGATTGCCCACTGCCGAAAATTGTCGAAAAACACCTCGGCTTACCCTCAATAATCGACAACGACGCCAACGTGGGCGCACTGGGAGAATTTACTTTTGGCGCGGGCAAAAACAGTCGTCACATCATCTACTACACGGTCAGCACCGGCATTGGTGGGGGTATCATCATCAACGGCGAACTTTACCGCGGTGGCAACGGATATGCCGGCGAACTCGGACATGTGCCCATCTTGCGCGACGGCCCCCAATGCGACTGCGGCAATCGCGGCTGCCTCGAAGCCCTGTGCTCTGGCACTGCCATCGGCGAGCGAGCAACAGCAGCAGTGCAAAAACATCCGCGCAAAGGCATCGCAATCACACGAATCGCAAACAACAACCCCATCACAGCCAAAACCCTGTTCGACACCGCGCGTTCTGGCGACCCTTATGCCAGAGCACTCGTCGATGAAATCTGCACCGACCTCGGACAGGGTCTGGCAATCGCCGTAAACGCATTCGCTCCCGACGTCATCGTCATCGGAGGCGGCGTCTCAAACGCAGGGCGCATCCTATTTGAACCGCTGCGAAGAGAAACCCTTCGATTCCTCATGCCGGTTCACCGTCCAAGCCTTAGAATCGCCCCTGCCAAACTCAAAAACCGCTCCGTCCTTCTCGGCGCAGTCGCCCTGGCAAAACAACGGATACAACACTGA
- a CDS encoding multidrug effflux MFS transporter, with translation MSAEQRSPTSRILIPILLTGLSGLPPLSIDMFLPSMPAMVREFQTQPTHIQPAVTLFLMALGAAQLVFGPLSDRYGRRSILLIGLACYALAGLGCLFAPTVGALILARVLQGFAGGSGPSVSRAVVRDIYGEIHAARIMSYMATAIALAPILAPVIGGFLQAYFGWQAVFVVLSALGALFFFGYLWAVPETNNMIDPTALNPTRMIANYRDLLSSRQYLGYTFMVAILFWGMFAFITNSSFVLITELDVSPQLYGFCFGSVAVGLMIGAFLSGRLNNRLGSARIIQLGSLIAAGAGILLLGLKLAGVFSVITIIAPMCLFTIGGGMVRPQAMAGAIVPYPEKAGLASALMGFIQMSTAGLFVTLFSQFYSASSISMVTAIAISGIIALLVRRTLLPSGATP, from the coding sequence TTGAGCGCAGAACAACGATCTCCCACCTCTCGCATCCTCATTCCCATCTTGCTAACCGGCCTGTCTGGCCTGCCCCCTCTGTCCATTGACATGTTTTTGCCCTCCATGCCGGCAATGGTACGGGAATTTCAAACCCAACCCACCCACATCCAGCCCGCTGTCACCCTATTCCTGATGGCACTGGGCGCGGCGCAACTCGTCTTTGGTCCCCTCTCTGACCGATATGGTCGCCGCTCCATCTTGCTCATCGGCCTGGCCTGTTACGCCCTCGCGGGCCTGGGTTGCCTGTTTGCCCCCACAGTGGGCGCACTCATCTTAGCCCGTGTATTACAGGGATTTGCCGGAGGCAGTGGCCCTTCTGTAAGCCGCGCTGTAGTACGCGACATATATGGCGAAATCCACGCCGCCAGAATAATGTCCTACATGGCCACAGCCATTGCCCTCGCCCCCATACTCGCACCTGTAATCGGTGGATTTTTACAAGCCTATTTTGGATGGCAAGCCGTCTTTGTCGTACTCAGTGCGCTGGGTGCCCTGTTCTTCTTCGGCTACCTCTGGGCAGTGCCCGAAACCAATAACATGATCGACCCCACAGCCCTGAACCCAACGCGCATGATAGCCAATTACCGCGACCTCCTCAGCAGCCGTCAGTACCTCGGATATACCTTTATGGTCGCCATCCTCTTCTGGGGCATGTTTGCCTTTATCACAAACTCATCTTTTGTCCTCATCACCGAGTTGGACGTCTCTCCCCAACTCTACGGCTTCTGTTTTGGATCGGTCGCCGTGGGCCTCATGATCGGCGCATTTTTATCTGGCCGTCTCAACAATCGCCTCGGCAGCGCACGCATCATTCAACTTGGCAGCCTGATCGCAGCGGGCGCAGGCATACTTTTATTGGGACTCAAACTCGCGGGCGTATTTTCGGTCATCACCATCATCGCCCCAATGTGTTTATTCACAATAGGCGGCGGTATGGTGCGCCCCCAGGCAATGGCTGGCGCAATCGTACCCTACCCGGAAAAAGCCGGACTCGCCTCCGCGCTCATGGGATTTATACAAATGAGCACAGCGGGATTATTTGTCACCCTATTCAGTCAGTTTTACAGCGCCTCATCCATCTCCATGGTCACAGCCATTGCCATCTCAGGCATCATTGCCCTGCTCGTGCGCCGCACACTATTGCCATCTGGAGCCACACCGTGA